In one Brassica oleracea var. oleracea cultivar TO1000 chromosome C9, BOL, whole genome shotgun sequence genomic region, the following are encoded:
- the LOC106317999 gene encoding allantoinase has product MERSLLQWRLLPLLALIASFLSVFFASRSYEKETQCSLLPHDHYWISSKRILTPDGLISGSVEVNGGVIVSVVKEEDWYKEQRSRVKVTDYGEAVIMPGLVDVHAHLDDPGRSEWEGFPSGTKAAAAGGITTLIDMPLNSDPSTVSPETLKLKIEAAKKRILVDVGFWGGLVPDNALNSSALSSLLDAGVLGLKSFMCPSGINDFPMTNITHIKEGLSVLAKYKRPLLVHAEVEMDSEIDDGTDNDPRSYLTYLKTRPSSWEEGAIRNLLSVTENTRIGGSAEGAHVHIVHLSDASSSLEMIKEAKGKGDSVTVETCPHYLAFSAEEIPEGDTRFKCSPPIRHAANREKLWEAMMEGDIDMLSSDHSPTKPELKLLSDGNFLKAWGGISSLQFVLPVTWSYGRKYGVTLEQVASWWSDRPSKLAGLHSKGAIAVGKHADIVVWEPEVEFDLDEDHPIHFKHPSISAYLGRKLSGKVVSTFVRGNLVFGEGKHASDACGSLLLAT; this is encoded by the exons ATGGAGAGGTCGCTGCTTCAATGGAGATTACTGCCTCTTCTCGCTCTCATCGCTTCTTTTCTCTCCGTCTTCTTCGCTTCTCGCTCTTACGAG AAGGAGACGCAGTGCAGTCTTCTTCCTCATGATCACTATTGGATCTCGAGCAAACGCATCCTCACACCAGACGGTCTCATCTCCGGCTCTG TGGAAGTGAACGGAGGAGTTATTGTGTCGGTGGTGAAAGAGGAAGATTGGTATAAGGAGCAAAGGAGCCGAGTGAAAGTGACTGATTATGGAGAAGCTGTCATCATGCCTGGTCTTGTTGATGT GCATGCTCATCTTGATGATCCTGGAAGAAGTGAATGGGAAGGGTTTCCTTCTGGAACAAAGGCTGCTGCTGCTG GGGGTATCACCACATTGATTGACATGCCCTTAAACAGTGACCCTTCAACTGTATCTCCTGAAACTTTGAAACTCAAG ATCGAAGCTGCAAAAAAGAGAATACTTGTTGATGTTG GTTTCTGGGGAGGGTTGGTGCCTGACAATGCACTCAACTCAAGTGCTCTTTCGTCTCTCTTAGATGCTGGAGTTCTTGGTCTCAAG TCCTTCATGTGTCCTTCAGGGATCAACGATTTCCCCATGACAAACATCACTCACATAAAG GAAGGTCTTTCTGTATTAGCTAAATACAAACGACCATTGCTTGTACACGCAGAGGTCGAAATGGATTCAGAGATTGATGATGGCACCGATAATGATCCTCGTTCTTACCTGACTTACTTAAAAACCAGGCCAAGTTCATG GGAGGAGGGAGCAATCAGAAACTTGTTATCGGTTACCGAGAACACAAGGATTGGTGGTTCTGCAGAAGGAGCACATGTTCATATTGTTCATCTGTCTGATGCCTCTTCTTCCTTGGAGATGATAAAG GAAGCGAAAGGCAAAGGAGACAGTGTTACCGTTGAAACATGCCCACATTACCTAGCTTTCTCAGCTGAAGAGATTCCAGAAGGCGACACACGTTTCAAATGCTCACCTCCCATACGCCATGCAGCCAATAGAGAGAAGTTGTGGGAAGCTATGATG GAAGGAGACATTGATATGCTGAGCTCTGATCATTCACCAACAAAGCCTGAACTCAAACTCTTGAGTGATGGTAACTTCTTGAAAGCATGGGGTGGGATATCGTCTTTACAG TTTGTTCTACCAGTAACATGGTCATACGGAAGAAAGTATGGAGTGACTCTCGAGCAGGTAGCTTCTTGGTGGAGCGATAGGCCTTCCAAACTCGCTGGACTACACTCTAAG GGAGCTATTGCGGTTGGGAAACATGCGGATATTGTTGTGTGGGAACCTGAAGTGGAGTTTGATCTTGATGAAGACCATCCTATTCACTTCAAACACCCT AGCATCTCAGCTTATTTGGGAAGAAAGTTATCAGGTAAAGTAGTTTCAACATTTGTAAGAGGAAACTTGGTGTTTGGAGAAGGCAAACATGCTTCTGATGCCTGTGGATCTCTGCTACTCGCCACTTGA
- the LOC106318005 gene encoding monothiol glutaredoxin-S17, with protein MGGAVKDIASKSELDNLRQSGAPIALHFWASWCDASKQMDQVFSHLATDFPRAHFFRVEAEEHPEISEAYSVSAVPFFVFFKDGKAVDTLEGADPSSLANKVGKIAGSSTSSEPASLGLAARPTILETVKENAKATVKDRAQPAPTTENLNDRLEKFTNSHPVMLFMKGTPEEPRCGFSRQVVGVLREENVDFGSFDILSDNQVREGLKKFSNWPTFPQLYCNGELLGGSDIVLEMQKSGELRQVLSEKGKQSLEDRLKTLINSEKVMLFMKGSPDEPKCGFSSKVVKALRDENVSFGSFDILSDEEVRQGIKSFSNWPTFPQLYYKGELVGGCDIIMELSNSGDLGATLSE; from the exons ATGGGTGGTGCGGTGAAGGATATCGCTTCAAAGTCTGAGCTTGATAACTTGCGCCAGAGCGGCGCACCAATCGCGCTTCACTTCTGGGCTTCGTGGTGTGATGCTTCGAAGCAGATGGATCAAGTCTTCTCTCACCTCGCTACTGATTTCCCTCGCGCTCACTTCTTTAGG GTAGAAGCTGAGGAACATCCTGAGATATCTGAAGCTTACTCTGTTTCTGCTGTTCCCTTTTTCGTCTTCTTCAAG GATGGCAAAGCTGTGGATACCCTTGAAGGCGCAGATCCATCGAGTTTAGCCAACAAGGTTGGCAAAATAGCTGGTTCTAGTACTTCTTCTGAGCCTGCAAGCCTAGGGTTAGCTGCACGGCCGACGATTCTTGAAACCGTGAAGGAGAACGCGAAAGCTACCGTGAAAGACCGAGCTCAGCCTGCGCCCACCACTGAAAATCTCAATGACCGTTTGGAGAAATTCACTAACTCTCACCCTGTCATGTTGTTCATGAAAGGCACTCCTGAAGAGCCTAGGTGCGGGTTTAGCAGGCAAGTAGTGGGCGTTTTAAGAGAGGAGAATGTTGATTTCGGAAGCTTCGATATACTTTCTGACAACCAAGTGCGTGAAGGTCTGAAGAAATTCTCAAACTGGCCAACGTTTCCTCAGCTGTACTGCAACGGGGAGCTTCTAGGAGGATCAGACATTGTCCTGGAGATGCAAAAGAGCGGCGAGCTGAGACAAGTGTTGTCTGAGAAAGGGAAACAGAGTCTTGAAGATAGGTTGAAGACGTTGATTAACTCGGAGAAGGTTATGCTTTTCATGAAAGGTTCGCCGGATGAACCAAAGTGTGGGTTTAGCTCAAAAGTGGTGAAAGCACTTAGAGATGAGAATGTGAGTTTCGGGTCGTTTGACATATTGAGTGATGAAGAAGTGAGACAAGGGATAAAGAGTTTCTCAAACTGGCCTACGTTTCCTCAGCTTTACTATAAAGGTGAGTTAGTTGGAGGATGTGATATCATTATGGAGCTGAGTAACAGCGGTGACCTCGGAGCAACACTATCTGAGTAA